GATTTTCCGGAACCCGAGGGCCCGGTAACGACAATCAGGGCCCTTTCGGGAAGTTCGAGCTCCCTGATCCGGAGATTATGGGTGGTGATTCCCTCAAGACGCACCCCTTTACTATAATCCGAACCCGTGAGCCATGTAGGCTCCCCCTTCCGGGCTCAGTCCCTCTCCAGCTCGATCAAATCCAGACGGTGACTCCTGTGGGAGCCCAGGAAGGTGCGCTGGAGGGAAAGTACCAGGCCTTCCTTGAGGACGTTTTTGCGCAACCAGTGCAGCGCTAGCCCCTGCCAGTCGCTAAGGCTCTGTGAAAGAAGCACCGGTCGGATACCGTAATAGAAGAGTAGACGTTGACAGACAGACTCGTGGGGGCTGAAAGCATAGATCCACACCGGCAAACGAAATCGAGCCACCTTTATGGCTGTTTCCCCGGATTCCGTGGGAATGATCACCGCCTTCACCTTCAGGTGTTCCACGGTGGTAAAAACATCCAAGGAGAGAACTTCGTCCAGATCAAGCTTCTTTTTCCCCCGGGCCTCAAGGATTTTTTCCCGGACCGGGAAGTACCGCCGCTCCTTTTCGGTGGTCCGGGCGATGCGGGCCATCATCCTCACCGCTTCCACAGGATAGAGCCCGGCGGCGGTCTCTTCCGAAAGCATAAGGCCGTCGGTCCCATCCAAGATGGCGTTGGTCACGTCGGTAACCTCCGCCCGTGTAGGGCGCCGAGTGGTGGTCATGGATTTGAGCATCTGGGTGGCGGTAATGACCACCTTTCCGGCTAGCGCAGCCTTTTCAATAAGAGACTTCTGCACGATAGCGATTTCCTCTATGGGGAGCTCTACCCCCAGATCTCCACGGGCGATCATGATCCCATCGGCCTCCGCCAGGATGGCCGAAAGATGGCGAACCCCTTGGGCCCGTTCGATCTTGGCGATAAGAAAGGGAGCATAGCCCAGAGAACGCGCATACTCTCGGGCCTCGCGCACATCCTCCGGGCCTTGGACAAAGGAAAGCCCGATGGCCTCCACTCCTTGAGAAAGGGCAAAGGCCATGAGACGCCGATCCTCTTCGGTGAAGGCGGAAATCCCTAGGTCCATCCCGGGGAGATTTACTCCCTTGTGGGAAAAGAGTTCCCCTCCCACCACCACTCTTGCTTGGGCCCTGCCTCTGGAGACCTCTTCTACCAGAAGCTGGATAAGACCATCATTTAGATAAATGCTCTGTTTGGGACGCAGGAAATCCAAGAGTCCCGGGAGAGGGATGGGAATAGTCCGGGGATCGGAGGATTTTTCCTCGGGCACAATAAATACTCGAGTTCCCCGTTTGAGTTCCAAGGGTTCTTGAGGGAGAAGCCCTACCCTTATCTTGGGTCCCGGGAGATCGGCCAGAAGGGCTACCCGGCGGCCCACGGCCCGAGCCGCGGCCCGCACCAGAGAGATATATTTTTTGTGGGTCTCCAGGTTCCCATGGGCCAAATTGAGCCGGGCGATCTCCATCCCGGCCTGAATCATCTGTTGTAGCACTTTCTGGGAGGCACAGGCCGGACCAATCGTGGCCACTATCTTGGACTTGGGACGCTCTCTCATCTTTGATTATTCGAGTATATTCCTTAATGACTAAGAAATCACCCGGGCAGAGCTACTTCCGAAAAAGGAGGAGAAACCCTTTCCTCTTGTGGGAAGAAGGGAGTCCTTTATATTCAGGTCCATGGCCCTTTATCACAAACTCAAGCGTCTTATCGGACGGGCCCTTCATCGGTACGAGATGCTCGCTCCGGGGGACCGCATCCTGATCGCCCTTTCCGGCGGGGCCGACAGTCTGGTGCTCACCTATTTCCTTGGGGAGTGGCGGCGCAAGGTGCAGTTTGATTACCAGATCCTGGCCGTACACCTAGACATGGGCTTTCCCCGGGGGCCGGAATATGAAGAGGGCCTAAAGCGCCTGGCGGCCTTCTGTGAGGACCTGGAAGTGCCTTTCCGTTTGCTAAAGACCGACTGCGGAATGCAGGCCCTGGAGGCTGCCGAGCGGGGAAAACCCTCCCCCTGTTTTGTCTGCTCCTGGCACCGCCGCAAGCATCTCTTCCGTCTGGCCGGGGAGGAGGGCTTCAATAAGATCGCCTTCGGTCATCACCGGGACGACCTGGTGGTGACCTTTTTCCTCAATATGTGTTTTCACGGAGAACTTTCCACCATTCTTCCCGTCCAGGAGATGTTTCAGGGACGCCTCTACCTGATAAGACCTCTAATTCTCTGTGAGAAGTCCGCCCTCCAGGCCTTCGCCCAAAAGGAGGACTTTCCCATTGTGGAAAATCCCTGCCCCTTTTCCGGGGAGACCCGGCGGGTCTTTATGGAGCGGTGGCTCGAGGAGCATCTTTATGCCATCAACCCCAAGGTGCGGGGCTCGGTCTTTCGGGCCATCTTCAACTGGCGTCCGGAATATCTCCCGCGGTGACCTTTACTTTAGCGAGAAAGAACTTAAATTTGAGAGATCGGAAGATTAAAGCAGGAGGTGAGGGCCATGCCCATTTACGAATTCCGCTGTGAACACTGCGGTGAACGCTTCGAAAAACTCTGTCTCACCAGCCGGGACGAGCGGGAGACCCGCTGTCCCCGGTGTGGTAGCTCCCGGGTAAAGCGGGAGTTCTCTACCTTCGCCTG
This portion of the Thermosulfurimonas marina genome encodes:
- a CDS encoding tRNA lysidine(34) synthetase is translated as MALYHKLKRLIGRALHRYEMLAPGDRILIALSGGADSLVLTYFLGEWRRKVQFDYQILAVHLDMGFPRGPEYEEGLKRLAAFCEDLEVPFRLLKTDCGMQALEAAERGKPSPCFVCSWHRRKHLFRLAGEEGFNKIAFGHHRDDLVVTFFLNMCFHGELSTILPVQEMFQGRLYLIRPLILCEKSALQAFAQKEDFPIVENPCPFSGETRRVFMERWLEEHLYAINPKVRGSVFRAIFNWRPEYLPR
- a CDS encoding FmdB family zinc ribbon protein; protein product: MPIYEFRCEHCGERFEKLCLTSRDERETRCPRCGSSRVKREFSTFACTLGGGGLGFGSCGSGGTGFGFG
- the pyk gene encoding pyruvate kinase is translated as MRERPKSKIVATIGPACASQKVLQQMIQAGMEIARLNLAHGNLETHKKYISLVRAAARAVGRRVALLADLPGPKIRVGLLPQEPLELKRGTRVFIVPEEKSSDPRTIPIPLPGLLDFLRPKQSIYLNDGLIQLLVEEVSRGRAQARVVVGGELFSHKGVNLPGMDLGISAFTEEDRRLMAFALSQGVEAIGLSFVQGPEDVREAREYARSLGYAPFLIAKIERAQGVRHLSAILAEADGIMIARGDLGVELPIEEIAIVQKSLIEKAALAGKVVITATQMLKSMTTTRRPTRAEVTDVTNAILDGTDGLMLSEETAAGLYPVEAVRMMARIARTTEKERRYFPVREKILEARGKKKLDLDEVLSLDVFTTVEHLKVKAVIIPTESGETAIKVARFRLPVWIYAFSPHESVCQRLLFYYGIRPVLLSQSLSDWQGLALHWLRKNVLKEGLVLSLQRTFLGSHRSHRLDLIELERD